A genomic region of Arvicola amphibius chromosome X, mArvAmp1.2, whole genome shotgun sequence contains the following coding sequences:
- the LOC119805065 gene encoding zinc finger X-linked protein ZXDB-like: MRSAREQAELRKGPQDADLLPTGRNVFGPAAGGGVAPPPRLWFQPSLTDAEMEIPRLLPARGTPQGGGGGGCCPAGGGGVPRAPDSLACQAPTRRLLLLRGAQDGGPGPRSAEAQRASRGLGPSPSANRLAPRPDHRSRGGGGGGGGGEGGRSGGGGDDFFLLLLDPVGGDVETAGAEQAGGPVRREEAGAGPGPKRRASSTANPAGRLEPGPRRPLAAPAPSQLPAAGPGPGPAAAFAGTITIHNQDLLLRFENGVLTLTTPPLPAWEPGVAPVPQPQPGAPGGPGGPGGLGGPGGPGGPGGPGGPGGPGGPGGPQAGCPPAAAAAAASAAASSQLGDCPELPPDLLLAEPAEPAPAPAPPEEEAEAQAAAQSPSGPLGQGPGPSPGPGVLLYLCPEAQCGQTFAKKHQLKVHLLTHSSSQGQRPFKCPLGGCGWTFTTSYKLKRHLQSHDKLRPFGCPVEGCGKSFTTVYNLKAHMKGHEQENSFKCEVCEESFPTQAKLSSHQRSHFEPERPYQCAFSGCKKTFITVSALFSHNRAHFREQELFACSFPGCSKQYDKACRLKIHLRSHTGERPFLCDFDGCGWNFTSMSKLLRHKRKHDDDRRFTCPVEGCGKSFTRAEHLKGHSITHLGTKPFVCPVEGCCARFSARSSLYIHSKKHLQDVGTWKNRCPVSTCNKLFTSKHSMKTHMAKRHNLGQDLLAQLEAANSLTPSSELASQGQNDLSGGAELVSLFSDVPGHSSAAVLDTALVNSGILTIDVASVNSTLAGGLPAADNSNHSLGPAVDPRALRAPNDLPQGLDTSLFFGTSVPAYQQSPLDMDDVPGGSVGGLFGSLALKNSSLEPQALTPSNKLTVDTEALTPSSTLCENSVSELLTPAKADWNMHPDSDFFGHEEETQFGFSNPTGSHGSQKETDLMATVTGSPFLI, encoded by the exons ATGAGAAGTGCCAGGGAACAGGCTGAGCTCCGGAAGGGGCCACAGGACGCTGATCTGCTGCCCACAGGGAG gaacGTGTTCGGGCCCGCGGCAGGGGGCGGGGTCGCGCCTCCGCCTCGGCTCTGGTTCCAGCCGAGCCTCACTGACGCCGAGATGGAAATCCCGAGGCTGCTCCCGGCTCGCGGGACACCAcagggcggcggcggcggcggctgctgcCCCGCGGGTGGCGGCGGGGTGCCCCGAGCCCCGGACTCTCTGGCTTGTCAGGCCCCCACACGCCGCCTCCTCCTGCTCCGGGGGGCCCAAGATGGCGGGCCGGGGCCGCGGAGCGCAGAGGCCCAGAGGGCCTCACGGGGCCTGGGCCCGAGCCCTAGCGCGAACCGCTTGGCGCCCAGGCCGGATCACCGgagccgcggcggcggcggcggcggcggcggcggcgaagGAGGCAGAAGCGGCGGCGGAGGCGACGACTTCTTCCTGTTGCTGCTAGACCCGGTGGGTGGCGACGTAGAAACGGCGGGCGCGGAGCAGGCCGGAGGGCCGGTGCGGAGGGAGGAGGCCGGGGCAGGCCCGGGGCCCAAGCGGCGCGCAAGCAGCACGGCGAATCCCGCGGGCCGGCTCGAGCCGGGGCCCCGGCGCCCGTTGGCCGCGCCGGCTCCGTCGCAGCTCCCCGCGGCGGGCCCGGGCCCCGGCCCCGCAGCGGCCTTCGCGGGCACCATCACCATCCACAACCAGGACTTGCTGCTGCGCTTCGAGAACGGCGTCctcaccctgaccacgcccccgcTGCCCGCCTGGGAGCCGGGGGTCGCGCCAGTCCCGCAGCCGCAGCCCGGGGCCCCCGGGGGCCCCGGCGGCCCCGGCGGCCTCGGCGGCCCCGGCGGCCCCGGCGGCCCCGGCGGCCCGGGCGGCCCCGGCGGCCCGGGCGGCCCGGGCGGTCCGCAGGCCGGCTGCCCGCCCGCcgccgcggccgccgccgccTCGGCCGCCGCCTCCTCGCAGCTGGGCGACTGCCCCGAGCTGCCACCCGACCTCCTGCTGGCCGAGCCTGCAGAACCCGCGCCCGCGCCGGCGCCTCCGGAGGAGGAGGCCGAGGCCCAGGCCGCCGCGCAGAGCCCCAGCGGTCCTCTAGGCCAGGGCCCGGGCCCGAGCCCGGGCCCGGGCGTGCTGCTCTACCTGTGCCCGGAGGCGCAGTGCGGCCAGACCTTCGCCAAGAAGCACCAGCTGAAGGTGCACCTGCTGACGCACAGCAGCAGCCAGGGCCAGCGGCCCTTCAAGTGCCCCCTGGGCGGCTGCGGCTGGACCTTCACCACCTCCTACAAGCTCAAGAGGCACCTGCAGTCGCACGACAAGCTGCGGCCATTCGGCTGCCCGGTGGAGGGCTGCGGCAAGAGCTTCACCACCGTGTACAACCTCAAGGCGCACATGAAGGGGCACGAGCAGGAGAACTCCTTCAAATGCGAGGTGTGCGAGGAGAGCTTCCCCACGCAGGCCAAGCTCAGCAGCCACCAGCGCAGCCACTTCGAGCCCGAGCGGCCTTACCAGTGCGCCTTCTCCGGCTGCAAGAAGACCTTCATTACCGTGAGTGCCCTGTTCTCTCACAACCGCGCCCATTTCAGGGAGCAGGAACTCTTCGCCTGCTCCTTCCCCGGCTGCAGCAAGCAGTACGACAAGGCTTGCCGCCTCAAGATTCACCTGCGGAGCCACACGGGAGAGCGGCCTTTCCTTTGCGACTTTGACGGCTGTGGCTGGAACTTCACCAGCATGTCCAAACTCCTGCGACACAAGAGGAAGCACGACGACGACCGCAGGTTCACCTGTCCCGTGGAGGGCTGCGGCAAGTCCTTCACCAGGGCCGAACACCTCAAGGGACACAGCATCACCCACCTGGGCACGAAGCCCTTCGTGTGCCCTGTCGAAGGCTGCTGTGCCAGGTTCTCTGCCCGCAGCAGTCTCTACATCCACTCCAAGAAGCACTTGCAGGACGTGGGCACTTGGAAGAACCGATGCCCGGTCTCCACCTGCAACAAACTCTTCACGTCCAAGCACAGCATGAAGACCCACATGGCCAAGAGGCACAACCTCGGCCAGGACCTCTTGGCCCAGCTCGAAGCCGCCAACTCTCTCACGCCCAGCAGTGAACTGGCCAGCCAGGGGCAGAACGATCTCAGCGGCGGCGCGGAGCTGGTGTCTCTCTTCTCGGATGTGCCCGGCCACAGTTCTGCCGCCGTGCTGGACACGGCCCTGGTCAACTCCGGGATCTTGACTATTGACGTGGCCTCTGTCAACTCGACTCTCGCAGGAGGTCTCCCTGCCGCCGATAACAGTAACCATTCCTTAGGGCCAGCGGTGGACCCCCGGGCCCTTAGGGCCCCCAATGACCTCCCCCAGGGTCTGGATACCTCTCTCTTCTTCGGAACCTCGGTGCCCGCTTATCAGCAGAGCCCCTTAGACATGGACGATGTCCCCGGGGGAAGCGTCGGGGGGCTCTTTGGCTCCTTGGCCCTGAAAAACTCAAGCCTGGAGCCCCAAGCTTTGACACCCAGCAATAAGTTAACCGTGGACACGGAAGCTCTGACTCCCTCCAGCACCCTCTGTGAAAACAGTGTCTCGGAACTACTGACCCCTGCCAAAGCCGATTGGAACATGCATCCCGACTCTGACTTCTTTGGGCACGAGGAAGAGACCCAGTTTGGATTCTCCAACCCAACGGGAAGCCATGGTTCTCAGAAAGAAACAGATCTCATGGCCACGGTGACTGGCTCCCCGTTTTTAATATGA